In Oryza sativa Japonica Group chromosome 11, ASM3414082v1, the following are encoded in one genomic region:
- the LOC4350598 gene encoding uncharacterized protein isoform X1 → MAEVITDAPLSVKTKAVDMLECYLIDADVKRMDDDLKYCQGSIRYGFDISSSIKTTFLLFEDNRSAQDTVDKLNLMNHPSIMRSLGDVICFDQHLPNHVLPFPYFDTTYADYLDKKSNKTFEFKRFTPEFIQLTSQVVHGMSALQEKGFCCPNLEGKDIFKENNCISAKIWHFCICTGCTGDKHTDWRRLGQLLKKTAVDHKCLTIEIEDLCTKINKGILEGYALILSLFEC, encoded by the exons ATGGCAGAAGTGATTACAGATGCACCTCTTTCAGTAAAAACCAAA GCTGTTGACATGCTGGAGTGTTATTTGATTGATGCGGATGTGAAAAGAATGGATGATGATTTAAAGTACTGTCAAGGTTCTATTCGATATGGATTTGACATCTCATCTTCAATAAAGACAACTTTCCTTTTGTTTGAGGATAATAGAAGTGCACAAGACACAGTTGATAAGTTGAATTTAATGAACCACCCGTCCATTATGAGAAGCTTAGGTGATGTGATTTGTTTCGACCAACACCTTCCAAATCATGTTCTGCCTTTTCCTTATTTCGACACGACCTATGCTGACTATCTAGACAAGAAGAGCAATAAAACTTTTGAGTTCAAGAGATTTACACCGGAATTTATTCAATTGACTAG CCAGGTAGTCCATGGAATGTCAGCTCTGCAAGAAAAAGGATTTTGCTGTCCAAACCTGGAGGGCAAAGATATCTTCAAGGAGAATAATTGTATCAGTGCGAAGATATGGCATTTCTGCATTTGCACAGGTTGCACAGGAG ATAAGCATACTGATTGGAGGAGGCTTGGACAATTACTTAAAAAGACTGCTGTTGACCACAAATGCCTTACTATAGAAATTGAAGATCTGTGCACTAAGATAAACAAAGGCATACTTGAAGGGTATGCTCTTATCCTTTCTCTTTTCGAATGTTGA
- the LOC4350598 gene encoding uncharacterized protein isoform X2 — protein MAEVITDAPLSVKTKAVDMLECYLIDADVKRMDDDLKYCQGSIRYGFDISSSIKTTFLLFEDNRSAQDTVDKLNLMNHPSIMRSLGDVICFDQHLPNHVLPFPYFDTTYADYLDKKSNKTFEFKRFTPEFIQLTSQVVHGMSALQEKGFCCPNLEGKDIFKENNCISAKIWHFCICTGCTGDKHTDWRRLGQLLKKTAVDHKCLTIEIEDLCTKINKGILEGMFPN, from the exons ATGGCAGAAGTGATTACAGATGCACCTCTTTCAGTAAAAACCAAA GCTGTTGACATGCTGGAGTGTTATTTGATTGATGCGGATGTGAAAAGAATGGATGATGATTTAAAGTACTGTCAAGGTTCTATTCGATATGGATTTGACATCTCATCTTCAATAAAGACAACTTTCCTTTTGTTTGAGGATAATAGAAGTGCACAAGACACAGTTGATAAGTTGAATTTAATGAACCACCCGTCCATTATGAGAAGCTTAGGTGATGTGATTTGTTTCGACCAACACCTTCCAAATCATGTTCTGCCTTTTCCTTATTTCGACACGACCTATGCTGACTATCTAGACAAGAAGAGCAATAAAACTTTTGAGTTCAAGAGATTTACACCGGAATTTATTCAATTGACTAG CCAGGTAGTCCATGGAATGTCAGCTCTGCAAGAAAAAGGATTTTGCTGTCCAAACCTGGAGGGCAAAGATATCTTCAAGGAGAATAATTGTATCAGTGCGAAGATATGGCATTTCTGCATTTGCACAGGTTGCACAGGAG ATAAGCATACTGATTGGAGGAGGCTTGGACAATTACTTAAAAAGACTGCTGTTGACCACAAATGCCTTACTATAGAAATTGAAGATCTGTGCACTAAGATAAACAAAGGCATACTTGAAGG GATGTTCCCTAATTGA